The following coding sequences lie in one Mesorhizobium sp. NZP2298 genomic window:
- a CDS encoding cation diffusion facilitator family transporter, giving the protein MAHTHSHDHSGHDHGSGAHVHGSTDKKRVLVAACLTAGFMVAEALGGLFTGSLALLADAGHMLADAIALGLAWYAFHLAGRPATGQLTYGFGRVKTLVAYTNGIAIFIIALWIVYEAWDRLLTPAPVLGGPMLVVAILGLLVNLGSFLVLHGGDRESLNMRGAILHVLGDLLGSAAAIVAALVILATGWTPIDPILSVLVSLLILSTAWSLMRAAAHVLLEGVPPTLDRDVVAKDLETTIPGVREVHHMHVWSLDGSSNMATLHACLDDGVDAHRAVSAIKKRLASEHGISHATVEPEFGQCADDSHDHDHEHEHDAAAHHGHHH; this is encoded by the coding sequence TTGGCGCATACGCATTCCCACGACCACAGCGGCCATGATCATGGCAGCGGCGCTCACGTGCATGGCTCTACCGACAAGAAGCGTGTGCTGGTCGCGGCCTGCCTGACGGCGGGCTTCATGGTGGCGGAAGCGCTTGGCGGTCTCTTCACCGGGTCGCTGGCGCTGCTGGCGGACGCCGGCCACATGCTTGCCGACGCCATCGCGCTCGGCCTTGCCTGGTATGCCTTCCATCTGGCGGGACGGCCGGCAACGGGCCAGCTCACCTATGGCTTCGGCCGGGTCAAGACCCTTGTCGCCTACACCAACGGCATCGCCATCTTCATTATCGCGCTGTGGATTGTATACGAGGCATGGGACCGCCTGCTCACACCGGCGCCGGTGCTGGGCGGGCCGATGCTGGTGGTGGCGATCCTCGGCCTGCTGGTCAATCTCGGCTCCTTCCTGGTGCTGCATGGCGGCGACCGCGAGAGCCTCAACATGCGCGGCGCCATCCTGCACGTGCTGGGCGACCTGCTTGGCTCGGCGGCGGCGATCGTGGCGGCACTGGTGATCCTGGCGACCGGCTGGACGCCGATCGACCCGATCCTTTCGGTGCTGGTCTCGCTGCTGATCTTGTCGACGGCCTGGTCGCTGATGCGCGCCGCCGCCCACGTCCTGCTGGAGGGCGTGCCGCCAACCCTCGACCGGGATGTGGTTGCCAAGGACCTTGAAACGACGATCCCGGGCGTGCGCGAAGTGCACCACATGCATGTCTGGTCGCTCGATGGGTCAAGCAACATGGCGACGCTGCATGCCTGCCTAGACGATGGCGTCGATGCACACCGCGCCGTCAGCGCCATCAAGAAGCGGCTTGCCAGCGAGCACGGCATCAGCCATGCCACCGTGGAGCCGGAATTCGGCCAATGCGCCGATGATAGCCACGACCATGATCACGAGCACGAGCATGACGCGGCCGCCCATCACGGCCACCATCACTAG
- the denD gene encoding D-erythronate dehydrogenase, translating into MRILITGAAGMVGRKLIARLAKDGQLNGKTITALDLHDIVPPQAPAMDGISINTHTGDLAEAGAAESLVASRPDVVFHLAGIVSGEAEANFDLGYRVNLDGTRALFDAIRLAGFAPRVVFTSSIAVFGAPFPEVIPDEFHPTPLTSYGTQKQMSEALLADYSRRGFFDGIGIRLPTICVRPGKPNKAASGFFSGIIREPLSGHQAILPVPRSVVHTHASPRSAVNFLIHAAGIDGAVVGPRRNLTMPGVAVTVGEQIEALERIAGPKTAGLIREVPDETIWAIVKGWPTRFEARRSRELGFSAEKSFDEIIQAHIEDELGGKIPG; encoded by the coding sequence ATGCGAATTCTGATCACTGGCGCCGCAGGCATGGTCGGCCGCAAGCTCATCGCGCGGCTGGCCAAGGACGGCCAGCTTAACGGCAAGACGATCACCGCCCTCGATCTGCATGACATCGTGCCGCCGCAGGCCCCGGCCATGGATGGCATCAGCATCAACACGCATACCGGCGACCTTGCCGAGGCAGGTGCCGCTGAAAGCCTGGTCGCGTCGCGCCCCGACGTCGTCTTCCATCTTGCCGGCATCGTGTCGGGCGAGGCGGAAGCCAATTTCGATCTCGGCTACCGCGTCAACCTCGACGGCACGCGCGCCCTGTTCGATGCCATCCGGCTTGCGGGTTTTGCGCCGCGCGTGGTCTTCACCTCGTCGATCGCGGTGTTCGGAGCGCCGTTCCCGGAGGTCATCCCGGATGAATTCCATCCGACGCCGCTGACCTCCTACGGCACGCAGAAGCAGATGAGCGAAGCGCTGCTCGCCGACTATTCCAGGCGCGGCTTCTTCGACGGCATAGGTATCCGCCTGCCGACGATCTGTGTGCGGCCCGGCAAGCCGAACAAGGCGGCCTCCGGCTTCTTCTCCGGCATCATCCGCGAACCGCTGAGCGGCCATCAGGCGATCCTGCCGGTGCCCCGTTCGGTCGTGCACACCCATGCCAGTCCGCGCTCCGCGGTGAACTTCCTGATCCATGCTGCAGGGATCGACGGTGCTGTCGTCGGGCCGCGCCGCAACCTGACCATGCCTGGCGTCGCCGTCACCGTCGGCGAGCAGATCGAGGCGCTGGAGCGCATCGCCGGGCCGAAGACGGCAGGCCTGATCCGCGAAGTGCCCGACGAGACGATCTGGGCGATCGTTAAGGGCTGGCCGACCCGCTTCGAGGCAAGACGCTCACGAGAACTCGGCTTCAGCGCCGAGAAGAGTTTTGACGAGATCATCCAGGCCCATATCGAGGATGAACTGGGCGGCAAGATTCCCGGCTAG
- a CDS encoding nickel/cobalt transporter yields MKPVTKPSLRLAFGLLALAFAAMHFANAAHAQSSLGIGVNDGMAPTTGPFAHILMWINLRQQEFYRALAGAMKAMRQDGSKIWILIGLSFAYGIFHAAGPGHGKAVISSYMVANEVALRRGILLSFVSALLQGLTAIAVMLLAYFVLRGTTISMTDAAWFMEIMSFALVTLFGAWLLWRKLGPSILRLFGGAPAYSLSAAHAGHSHAGHSHADHSHGSHSHAGHSHAAHSHSAHAHSHALQVHDDHNHVHDHSHDHHDHGADDHHHDHGTHDHAHHDHAAGEVCETCGHSHAPDPALLSGDRFDWRTAWSAVAAVGIRPCSGALIVLSFALLNGLWLGGLLSVLAMSLGTAITVSALATLAVTAKNWAVYFAGDGRMGNRIHSIVEIGGAAFVFLFGLLLLSASLTGSV; encoded by the coding sequence ATGAAGCCGGTGACGAAACCGTCCCTGCGTTTGGCATTCGGCCTGTTGGCCCTCGCCTTTGCCGCGATGCATTTCGCCAACGCCGCGCACGCCCAGAGTTCACTTGGCATCGGCGTTAATGACGGCATGGCGCCGACCACCGGTCCGTTCGCCCACATCCTGATGTGGATCAACCTGCGGCAGCAGGAATTCTACCGCGCTCTTGCCGGCGCCATGAAGGCGATGCGCCAGGATGGCAGCAAAATCTGGATCTTGATCGGCCTGTCCTTCGCCTATGGCATTTTCCATGCCGCCGGCCCCGGCCACGGCAAGGCGGTGATCTCGTCCTACATGGTCGCCAATGAAGTGGCGCTGCGGCGCGGCATCCTGTTGTCCTTCGTCTCGGCCCTGCTGCAGGGCCTGACGGCGATCGCGGTCATGCTGCTCGCCTATTTCGTCCTGCGCGGCACCACCATCTCGATGACTGACGCGGCCTGGTTCATGGAGATCATGAGCTTTGCCCTGGTCACCCTGTTCGGCGCCTGGCTGTTGTGGCGCAAGCTCGGCCCGTCCATCCTGCGCCTGTTCGGCGGAGCGCCTGCCTACAGCCTTTCTGCGGCTCATGCGGGCCATTCCCATGCGGGCCATTCTCATGCGGACCATTCTCATGGGAGCCATTCGCATGCCGGTCATTCGCATGCCGCGCACAGCCATTCGGCGCATGCTCATTCGCACGCGCTGCAGGTGCATGATGATCACAACCACGTTCATGACCATTCGCACGACCATCATGACCATGGCGCGGATGACCACCATCATGATCACGGCACACACGACCACGCGCATCACGATCACGCGGCGGGCGAGGTCTGCGAAACCTGTGGCCACTCGCATGCGCCCGATCCGGCGCTGCTGTCGGGCGACCGCTTCGACTGGCGCACCGCCTGGTCGGCGGTGGCGGCCGTCGGCATCCGCCCCTGCTCCGGCGCGCTGATCGTGCTCAGCTTCGCGCTGCTCAACGGGCTCTGGCTCGGCGGCCTGCTGTCGGTGCTGGCAATGTCGCTAGGCACCGCCATCACCGTCTCGGCACTGGCGACGCTTGCCGTGACCGCCAAGAACTGGGCGGTGTATTTCGCCGGCGACGGCCGCATGGGAAACCGCATCCATTCGATCGTCGAGATCGGCGGCGCCGCCTTTGTCTTCCTGTTCGGACTGCTGCTTTTGTCGGCGAGCCTGACCGGCAGCGTCTAG
- a CDS encoding DUF1007 family protein, giving the protein MHLKRHAITLASALVATFAATGPAYVHPHVFAEARLDVILSPDHQSVKALRHLWRFDDLFSSTVMMEFDKNSDLKLDDKELKDVADTVHASLAEFNYFQLVTQNGKDVTMVPPPHLMANFDNDQLIILFESEPKAPIKLTGTIDIGVYDPTFYTAIDFTEDSNITVEGLPSNCTSKVIRPDPDEAIKENQKTLTDAFFNDPTGTDMSKIFATKLELTCQPEG; this is encoded by the coding sequence ATGCATCTCAAGCGGCACGCAATCACACTGGCTTCGGCCTTGGTGGCGACCTTTGCCGCCACGGGACCGGCTTATGTGCATCCGCACGTCTTCGCCGAGGCGCGGCTCGACGTGATCCTGTCCCCGGATCACCAAAGTGTGAAAGCGCTGCGCCATCTCTGGCGCTTCGACGACCTGTTTTCGAGTACTGTCATGATGGAGTTCGACAAGAACTCGGACCTGAAGCTTGACGACAAGGAGCTGAAGGATGTCGCCGACACCGTTCATGCCTCTCTGGCCGAATTCAATTATTTCCAGCTCGTCACGCAAAACGGCAAGGACGTGACGATGGTGCCGCCTCCACACCTGATGGCCAATTTCGACAACGACCAGTTGATCATCCTGTTCGAGTCCGAACCCAAGGCGCCGATCAAGCTGACCGGCACGATCGACATCGGCGTCTATGATCCGACTTTCTACACGGCGATCGACTTCACCGAGGATTCCAACATCACGGTTGAAGGCCTGCCGTCGAATTGCACCAGCAAGGTGATCCGTCCGGATCCGGATGAGGCCATCAAGGAAAACCAGAAGACACTGACGGATGCCTTCTTCAACGACCCGACAGGCACCGACATGAGCAAGATCTTTGCCACCAAGCTCGAACTGACCTGTCAGCCAGAAGGATGA
- a CDS encoding LysR family transcriptional regulator: MDTLTRMRAFIDVVEAEGFSAAARKIGRSKALLSKYVRELEDELGALLLNRTTRQFSMTEAGHTYYRRASEIVREVDSLADAVRESSGDVRGRIKVSAPRTFADAPIGQSLIDFAKQHPDIVLDIQLDDRFVDLVEEGFDLAVRISRLENSSLIARRLAPFSIKLCASPELIAKHGMPTRPQDLGHMPCIVDTNGRGLNNWPFKGDNNDQLSVAVSGPIEVNSPMAARAAAVSGLGFCILPDFIAGPDLASGRLVTVLDDRILSGGGIFAVYPHRRYLPAKVRVFVDFLVQWFRTREVA, from the coding sequence ATGGACACACTGACCCGCATGCGCGCCTTCATCGACGTCGTCGAGGCCGAGGGCTTTTCGGCGGCGGCGCGCAAGATCGGCCGTTCCAAGGCGCTGCTGTCAAAATATGTGCGCGAACTGGAGGACGAACTCGGCGCTCTGCTGCTCAACCGCACCACGCGTCAATTCTCGATGACCGAGGCCGGCCACACCTATTACCGGCGCGCCTCGGAGATCGTGCGCGAGGTCGACAGCCTGGCGGACGCCGTGCGCGAATCCTCCGGCGACGTGCGCGGCAGGATCAAGGTGTCAGCACCGCGCACCTTCGCCGACGCACCGATCGGCCAGTCGCTGATCGACTTCGCCAAGCAGCACCCCGACATCGTTCTCGACATCCAGCTTGACGACCGCTTCGTCGACCTGGTCGAGGAAGGTTTCGACCTCGCGGTGCGCATCTCGCGCCTGGAGAATTCGTCGCTGATCGCCAGGCGGCTGGCTCCGTTTTCGATAAAACTCTGCGCCTCGCCCGAACTGATCGCCAAGCACGGCATGCCGACGCGGCCGCAGGATCTCGGTCACATGCCATGCATCGTCGACACCAATGGCCGCGGACTGAACAACTGGCCGTTCAAGGGCGACAACAACGATCAGCTGAGCGTCGCTGTGTCAGGCCCGATCGAGGTCAACAGCCCGATGGCAGCGCGGGCTGCCGCCGTATCGGGACTCGGATTTTGCATCCTGCCGGATTTCATCGCCGGGCCTGATCTTGCCAGCGGCCGGCTGGTGACGGTGCTCGATGACCGCATCCTTTCCGGCGGCGGCATCTTCGCCGTCTACCCCCACCGCCGCTACCTGCCGGCCAAGGTCCGCGTTTTCGTCGACTTCCTGGTGCAGTGGTTCAGGACGCGTGAGGTCGCTTGA
- a CDS encoding amidase, whose protein sequence is MTGTHGPFNAFLDLRQMPVAHAELGPLAGLRLAVKDIYDVAGYRTGCGNLRKFAEGQAASRTAPTVQTILDAGARFAGKTQTDELAFALFGQNAHFPFPVNPAAPDRVTGGSSSGSASAVAGRLADIATGSDTGGSIRAPASFCGLIGLRTTHGRISLDGTMKLAPSFDTFGWFADDIETYETVGKLLLGRDPHQHSLDRPLSLTWLDEMVARPALAEYTRMKALAGAVFGTLATPTTYFSSSPDELYWCFRRLQAKEAWGVHGDWITSGERDLGPGVEERFGFGRAVDDRTAQAEKVRRLTFRGELGALLGKDGFLVLPTVPGPAPYVDSTPEQFQAYRERALHLLCLAGLSGFPQITLPIGSVAGAPFGLSLLGPSGSDVALIRLGRKLLDAAQKA, encoded by the coding sequence ATGACAGGCACGCACGGCCCCTTCAACGCCTTTCTCGATCTTCGCCAGATGCCGGTGGCGCACGCCGAACTCGGCCCGCTCGCCGGCCTGCGGCTGGCGGTCAAGGACATCTACGATGTTGCCGGCTACCGCACCGGCTGTGGCAATTTGCGGAAGTTCGCCGAGGGCCAGGCCGCCTCGCGCACGGCGCCCACCGTGCAGACGATCCTCGATGCCGGCGCGCGCTTCGCCGGCAAGACCCAGACCGACGAGCTTGCCTTCGCGCTGTTCGGCCAGAACGCGCATTTTCCGTTTCCGGTGAATCCCGCGGCTCCCGACCGCGTCACCGGCGGCTCCTCGTCGGGCTCGGCATCGGCGGTGGCGGGCAGGCTTGCAGACATTGCCACCGGCTCCGACACTGGCGGCTCGATCCGCGCGCCGGCTAGTTTTTGCGGGCTGATCGGGCTGCGCACCACGCATGGCCGCATTTCGCTCGATGGCACGATGAAGTTGGCGCCAAGCTTCGACACCTTCGGCTGGTTCGCCGACGACATCGAGACCTACGAGACCGTCGGCAAGCTGCTGCTCGGCCGCGACCCTCACCAGCATTCGCTGGACCGCCCACTGTCGCTCACCTGGCTGGACGAGATGGTGGCGCGCCCCGCGCTGGCCGAATATACCAGGATGAAGGCACTGGCGGGCGCGGTTTTCGGTACGCTGGCGACGCCGACGACGTACTTCTCCTCTTCCCCGGATGAACTCTACTGGTGCTTTCGCCGGCTGCAGGCCAAGGAAGCCTGGGGCGTGCATGGCGACTGGATCACCAGCGGCGAGCGCGACCTTGGCCCCGGCGTCGAGGAGCGTTTCGGTTTTGGCCGTGCCGTCGATGACCGCACAGCGCAGGCGGAGAAGGTGCGTCGCCTGACCTTTCGCGGCGAACTCGGCGCCCTGCTTGGCAAGGATGGCTTCCTTGTCCTGCCGACGGTGCCGGGCCCGGCACCCTATGTCGACTCGACGCCGGAGCAGTTCCAGGCCTATCGCGAGCGAGCCCTGCATCTTCTGTGCCTCGCCGGGCTCTCAGGCTTTCCACAGATCACCTTGCCCATCGGCTCCGTCGCCGGCGCACCGTTCGGCCTGTCGCTGCTTGGCCCTTCCGGCAGCGACGTTGCCCTGATACGGCTCGGCCGAAAACTTCTCGACGCAGCACAAAAGGCCTGA
- the odc2 gene encoding ornithine/lysine decarboxylase — MATQRILDFLATRRPSGPCLVVDLDVVRDNFRAFEKALPDSKIYYAVKANPAPEILRLLAAMGSSFDTASVAEVEMAMDAGAPADRISFGNTIKKERDIARAYQLGIRLFAVDCVEEVEKIARVAPGARVFCRVLTDGEGAEWPLSRKFGCVPAMAVDVLRHAKGLGLDAYGVSFHVGSQQTDLTAWDRALADAKKVFATLAEEGIVLKMVNMGGGFPTRYLKDVPVAQAYGQAIFSALRKHFGNALPETIIEPGRGMVGNAGVIKSEVVLISKKADNDNVRWVFLDIGKFGGLAETMDEAIRYPLVTRHDGSETAPCVLAGPTCDSADVMYEKTPYPLPLSLTIGDEVLIEGTGAYTTTYSAVAFNGFEPLRSYVI, encoded by the coding sequence ATGGCTACTCAGCGCATTCTCGACTTCCTCGCCACCCGACGTCCGTCCGGCCCCTGCCTCGTCGTCGACCTCGATGTCGTGCGCGACAATTTCCGCGCCTTCGAGAAGGCGCTGCCCGATTCCAAGATCTACTATGCGGTGAAAGCAAACCCGGCGCCGGAAATCCTGCGCCTCCTTGCTGCGATGGGCTCGTCCTTCGACACCGCTTCCGTTGCCGAAGTCGAGATGGCGATGGACGCGGGTGCGCCCGCGGACCGCATCTCCTTCGGCAACACCATCAAGAAGGAGCGTGACATCGCACGCGCCTACCAGCTCGGCATCCGCCTGTTCGCGGTCGACTGCGTCGAGGAGGTCGAGAAGATCGCCCGCGTCGCTCCCGGCGCGCGCGTGTTCTGCCGCGTGCTGACCGACGGCGAAGGCGCCGAGTGGCCGCTGTCGCGCAAGTTCGGCTGCGTGCCTGCCATGGCCGTCGACGTGCTGCGTCATGCCAAGGGCCTTGGCCTCGATGCCTACGGCGTGTCGTTCCACGTCGGCTCGCAGCAGACCGACCTGACCGCCTGGGACCGTGCGCTGGCCGACGCCAAGAAGGTGTTCGCCACGCTGGCCGAGGAAGGCATCGTGCTCAAGATGGTCAATATGGGCGGCGGTTTCCCGACCCGTTACCTCAAGGACGTGCCCGTGGCACAGGCCTACGGCCAGGCGATCTTCTCGGCGCTGCGCAAGCATTTCGGCAACGCGCTGCCCGAGACCATCATCGAGCCGGGTCGCGGCATGGTCGGCAATGCCGGTGTCATCAAGTCGGAAGTCGTGCTGATCTCCAAGAAGGCCGACAATGACAATGTGCGCTGGGTGTTCCTCGACATCGGCAAATTCGGCGGCCTCGCCGAGACCATGGACGAGGCGATCCGCTATCCCCTCGTCACCCGCCATGACGGCTCGGAGACCGCGCCTTGCGTGCTCGCCGGCCCGACCTGCGATTCGGCCGATGTAATGTACGAGAAGACGCCGTATCCGCTGCCCTTGTCGCTGACCATCGGCGACGAGGTGCTGATCGAAGGCACCGGCGCCTACACGACCACCTACTCGGCGGTCGCGTTCAACGGCTTCGAGCCTCTCCGATCCTACGTGATCTGA
- a CDS encoding GNAT family N-acetyltransferase gives MEMSVEIVAHAPAFSMVAETAADIAVREALLDRAMGPKRKTKSSEKLRRGRRPSEGLAFVARDASGGVVGTVRLWDVTLGEGGPAALLLGPLAVDPSLKNAGIGSALMRHAVAEAARLGHAAILLVGDAPYYGRFGFSAARTGSLAMPGPYERHRLLALELVDGALDGAHGTLKASGRKLKASAPTMAA, from the coding sequence ATGGAAATGTCAGTTGAAATCGTAGCTCATGCGCCGGCCTTCTCCATGGTCGCCGAAACCGCCGCCGACATAGCTGTGCGCGAAGCCTTGCTCGATCGTGCCATGGGGCCGAAGCGCAAGACCAAATCGTCGGAGAAGCTGCGGCGTGGCCGCCGGCCCTCGGAAGGCCTTGCCTTCGTCGCGCGCGATGCGTCGGGCGGCGTGGTCGGCACGGTGCGGCTGTGGGATGTCACGCTGGGCGAGGGCGGTCCGGCAGCGCTGCTGCTTGGCCCGCTCGCCGTCGATCCGTCGCTCAAGAATGCAGGCATCGGCTCGGCGCTGATGCGTCATGCCGTGGCCGAGGCGGCGCGTCTCGGTCACGCGGCGATCCTGCTGGTTGGCGATGCGCCCTACTATGGACGTTTCGGCTTCTCGGCCGCCAGGACCGGATCGCTCGCCATGCCGGGACCCTATGAGCGGCACCGCCTGCTGGCGCTGGAGCTGGTGGACGGCGCGCTCGACGGCGCGCACGGCACGCTGAAGGCTTCCGGCCGCAAGCTGAAGGCGTCGGCGCCGACAATGGCAGCCTGA
- a CDS encoding SCP2 sterol-binding domain-containing protein: protein MSVQEIAEKIKSRVASSGFDRSVKFDTGSDGVIVIDGATVSNTDAPTDCTIKLSLDDLDSLIAGDLNPTMAFMTGKIKVEGDMTVAMALSQLIG, encoded by the coding sequence GTGAGCGTTCAGGAGATTGCCGAGAAGATCAAGTCGCGCGTGGCCAGCAGCGGATTCGATCGTTCCGTGAAATTCGACACCGGCAGCGACGGCGTCATCGTCATCGACGGCGCGACCGTCTCGAATACCGATGCCCCGACCGACTGCACCATCAAGCTCTCGCTCGACGATCTCGACTCGCTGATCGCTGGCGATCTGAACCCGACCATGGCGTTCATGACCGGCAAGATCAAAGTCGAAGGCGACATGACCGTCGCCATGGCGCTCAGCCAGTTGATCGGCTGA
- a CDS encoding rod-binding protein, with product MVWLRKPGKRRTFLAISPPSDIVMDVARAAEPADIEAARAALTKRAGGAAGTFSVDTAASVDAGSILSRATAEHAAGTDPAKKFKKFEAMVLQTFIQNMLPKDTEGVYGTGLAGDMWKSQLAERVADVMAERGGIGIAKSLLADHYLDGKRKVPIGPVSNGPEKTEIDQQTRLSTSLVQELQRKAARSMTGDETTIKTDTKI from the coding sequence ATGGTCTGGCTAAGGAAACCTGGCAAAAGGCGGACCTTCTTGGCGATTTCTCCACCCAGCGACATCGTTATGGATGTCGCCCGAGCCGCGGAGCCGGCGGACATCGAGGCTGCCCGTGCCGCGCTGACGAAGCGTGCGGGCGGCGCTGCCGGCACGTTCTCGGTCGACACCGCCGCGTCGGTCGATGCCGGCTCGATCCTGTCGCGCGCCACTGCCGAGCATGCGGCCGGAACCGATCCGGCCAAGAAATTCAAGAAGTTCGAGGCGATGGTCCTGCAAACCTTCATCCAGAACATGCTGCCCAAGGACACCGAGGGCGTCTACGGCACGGGTCTTGCCGGCGACATGTGGAAATCGCAGCTGGCCGAGCGCGTCGCCGACGTCATGGCCGAGCGCGGCGGCATCGGCATCGCCAAGTCGCTGCTCGCCGACCACTATCTCGACGGCAAGCGCAAGGTGCCGATCGGCCCGGTCTCAAATGGACCGGAAAAGACCGAGATCGATCAGCAAACCCGTCTGTCCACTTCGCTCGTCCAGGAATTGCAGCGCAAGGCCGCCAGGTCGATGACCGGCGACGAGACAACCATAAAAACAGACACCAAGATCTAG
- a CDS encoding GNAT family N-acetyltransferase, which translates to MEAVRFPRLTTPRLVLRAPSESDIPAWFARATDLESASLAGDPVPDDIDAGERWFARSRQRFANGKAIQWSIDQTGVSDAIGTITLSFGATDARAAALGFVLARAHWGNGLGSEAAREVLRYAFETLALEQVTAEAATRNFASLRILAKLGFKHIESFIDESDGERCERFALDAES; encoded by the coding sequence ATGGAAGCAGTCCGATTTCCCAGGCTCACGACACCAAGGCTCGTGCTTCGGGCGCCGAGCGAAAGCGATATCCCGGCATGGTTCGCACGCGCGACGGATCTCGAATCCGCCTCTCTTGCCGGCGATCCCGTTCCCGACGACATAGACGCGGGCGAGCGATGGTTCGCCCGTTCGCGTCAGCGGTTCGCCAATGGCAAGGCGATCCAGTGGTCCATAGACCAAACAGGAGTATCGGACGCGATCGGGACCATAACGCTGTCCTTCGGCGCAACCGACGCCCGGGCAGCCGCATTGGGATTTGTGCTGGCGCGTGCGCATTGGGGGAACGGACTGGGCAGCGAGGCCGCGCGCGAAGTCCTGCGTTACGCCTTTGAAACCCTGGCGCTCGAACAGGTGACGGCCGAGGCGGCGACGCGCAATTTCGCGTCGCTTCGAATATTGGCGAAGCTCGGCTTCAAACATATCGAGAGCTTCATCGATGAGTCCGACGGCGAGCGCTGCGAGCGTTTTGCGCTCGACGCGGAATCGTGA
- the fliR gene encoding flagellar biosynthetic protein FliR produces the protein MSVLSQSVVIAAFLAFCRIGACFMLMPGLSSARVPVQVRLFVAVAATGGLLAFLWDRIIPFVDPRPQILVPMIISELLVGGLIGAMTRLYMEALRFMGSAIAMLIGYGGSGGPAIEEPEPQAALAAIISFSALLMLFVFDFDHEIVRALVASYTVAPVNVFFNPQAALVDITDTVSDTFFLVIRLGSPFVAYAILVNLTIGFVNKLTPQIPIYFISQPFVIAGGMIIFYFAIGTMLSLFVDGFVDLTLAR, from the coding sequence GTGAGCGTTCTCTCGCAGAGCGTCGTCATCGCGGCGTTCCTCGCCTTCTGCCGCATCGGCGCCTGCTTCATGCTGATGCCGGGCCTGTCCAGCGCCCGCGTGCCGGTGCAGGTCCGGCTGTTCGTGGCGGTCGCCGCCACTGGCGGCCTGCTCGCCTTCCTGTGGGACCGCATCATTCCCTTCGTCGATCCGCGCCCGCAGATCCTGGTGCCGATGATCATCTCGGAACTTCTGGTCGGCGGGCTGATCGGCGCCATGACCAGGCTCTATATGGAGGCGCTGCGCTTCATGGGCTCGGCGATTGCCATGCTGATCGGCTATGGCGGCTCTGGCGGACCGGCGATCGAGGAGCCTGAACCGCAGGCCGCCCTTGCCGCGATCATCTCGTTCTCGGCGCTGCTGATGCTGTTCGTCTTCGATTTCGACCACGAGATCGTCCGCGCGCTGGTGGCGTCCTACACGGTCGCGCCGGTCAACGTCTTCTTCAACCCGCAAGCAGCGCTCGTCGACATCACCGACACCGTGTCGGATACCTTCTTCCTGGTCATCCGCCTCGGCAGCCCATTTGTCGCCTACGCCATTCTGGTCAATCTGACGATCGGCTTCGTCAACAAGCTGACCCCGCAGATCCCGATTTATTTCATCTCCCAGCCCTTCGTCATCGCCGGCGGCATGATCATCTTCTATTTCGCCATCGGCACCATGCTGTCGCTGTTCGTCGACGGCTTCGTCGACCTGACTTTGGCGAGGTGA